A region from the Flavobacterium enshiense genome encodes:
- a CDS encoding MlaD family protein, with amino-acid sequence MKISREVKTAILVIGSILLFFWGYSFLKGKNLFDTSRKFYVVYDNVEGLVPAAAVTINGLTVGKVSAITIQDKTGKLLVEIQMDNDLPISKSSTASIYEPGFIGGKQIAINPNFQDTNYAKSGDYLKPEVILGLTASLEKNLAPIQEKLNNVLENADKLMININEILDARTKTNLKQTVAQLNETMANFNSVSGNLDKMLADNKDKLGTAVTNLDKTTSNFAKISEDLEKAKLGETVENLEKTLANVNKMVADMESGKGTMGKLMKDEAMYNNLTKASKELELLLQDVRLHPTRYVNVSMFGKKEKPYVAPKEEQPKK; translated from the coding sequence TTGAAAATTTCTAGAGAAGTAAAAACCGCAATTTTAGTCATTGGTTCCATATTGTTATTCTTTTGGGGATACAGTTTTTTAAAAGGGAAGAACTTATTTGACACATCCAGAAAATTTTACGTTGTATATGATAATGTTGAAGGATTAGTTCCTGCGGCCGCTGTTACTATCAATGGTCTTACGGTTGGAAAAGTGAGTGCAATAACAATTCAGGATAAAACTGGGAAATTGTTGGTGGAAATCCAAATGGACAATGATCTTCCAATTTCGAAATCAAGCACAGCAAGTATTTATGAGCCTGGGTTTATCGGTGGTAAACAAATAGCCATCAATCCTAATTTTCAGGACACTAATTATGCAAAATCAGGGGACTATCTGAAACCTGAAGTAATATTAGGTTTGACCGCTTCTTTAGAGAAAAATTTGGCTCCGATTCAGGAAAAATTGAATAATGTTCTTGAAAACGCTGATAAATTGATGATTAACATTAATGAAATTCTCGATGCAAGAACAAAAACAAATCTTAAACAAACGGTTGCCCAATTAAATGAAACGATGGCTAATTTCAACTCCGTTTCAGGAAACCTGGATAAAATGTTAGCTGATAACAAGGATAAACTTGGAACTGCGGTAACCAATTTAGATAAGACAACGAGCAATTTTGCTAAAATTTCAGAAGACCTGGAAAAAGCTAAATTGGGTGAAACAGTTGAAAATCTTGAAAAAACATTGGCTAATGTCAATAAAATGGTTGCCGATATGGAATCCGGTAAAGGAACAATGGGTAAACTCATGAAAGACGAAGCCATGTACAACAACCTGACAAAAGCTTCTAAAGAGTTGGAATTATTGTTACAGGATGTACGTCTGCACCCAACACGTTACGTAAATGTTTCGATGTTCGGTAAGAAAGAGAAACCATATGTGGCGCCAAAAGAAGAACAACCTAAAAAATAG
- a CDS encoding (Fe-S)-binding protein produces the protein MSYLDNILFAVLLVLGGGYFAGNVKKLIRNIKLGQDVNRTDNPSERWKNMAMIALGQSKMVRRPVAGFLHILVYLGFIIINIEVLEIVIDGLFGTHRVFSFMGGFYSFLIASFEVLALLVIVAVVTFWMRRNVVRLKRFVHGDLNGWPRNDANYILYFETVLMCLFLFMNAADLHLQTLGAPGYESIGSSAFPISQNIAPMFNGMSESLVHLLEKGTWWLHIAGILVFLNYLYFSKHLHILLAFPNTYFANLKPQGQFDNLESVTNEVKLMMDPNADPFAAPAPDADAVHTKFGASDVQDLNWVQLLNAYTCTECGRCTSSCPANQTGKKLSPRKIMMDTRDRLEEVGRNIDSNKGVFVPDGKSLLNDYITPEELWACTSCNACVEECPVNISPLSIIMDMRRYLVMEQSAAPTELNAMMTNIENNGAPWQYNQMDRLNWKDEQ, from the coding sequence ATGAGTTATTTAGACAATATATTGTTTGCAGTACTTCTTGTTTTAGGAGGTGGATATTTTGCAGGGAATGTAAAGAAGCTTATCCGTAATATTAAGTTAGGTCAAGATGTAAACCGCACTGATAATCCTTCAGAGCGTTGGAAAAATATGGCAATGATTGCTTTAGGGCAGTCGAAAATGGTTAGAAGACCTGTTGCTGGATTTCTTCACATTTTAGTCTACTTAGGATTTATCATTATCAATATTGAAGTTCTTGAAATCGTTATCGATGGTCTTTTCGGTACGCACCGCGTATTTTCATTTATGGGTGGGTTTTACAGCTTTTTAATAGCTTCATTCGAAGTACTGGCACTACTCGTAATTGTTGCCGTTGTTACTTTTTGGATGAGGCGTAATGTTGTGAGACTGAAGCGTTTTGTTCACGGCGATTTAAATGGATGGCCAAGAAATGATGCCAATTATATTTTATATTTTGAAACTGTATTGATGTGTTTGTTCCTGTTCATGAACGCTGCTGATCTGCATTTACAGACATTAGGCGCTCCAGGTTATGAAAGCATTGGATCTTCAGCATTTCCAATTTCTCAAAATATAGCTCCGATGTTTAACGGAATGTCTGAAAGTTTGGTTCACTTACTTGAAAAAGGGACATGGTGGCTTCATATTGCGGGAATTTTAGTTTTCTTGAACTATTTATATTTCTCGAAGCATTTACACATCTTACTGGCGTTTCCGAATACTTATTTCGCCAATTTAAAACCTCAGGGACAATTTGATAATCTTGAATCGGTAACTAACGAAGTAAAACTGATGATGGATCCGAATGCAGACCCGTTTGCAGCACCAGCTCCGGATGCTGATGCAGTGCATACTAAATTTGGAGCCAGCGATGTTCAGGATTTGAACTGGGTTCAGTTGTTAAATGCTTACACTTGTACGGAATGTGGTAGATGTACTTCTTCTTGTCCTGCTAATCAGACGGGGAAGAAATTATCTCCTCGTAAGATTATGATGGATACCCGTGACCGTTTAGAAGAAGTCGGCAGAAATATCGACAGTAATAAAGGTGTTTTTGTTCCGGACGGAAAATCATTACTGAACGATTATATTACTCCGGAAGAACTATGGGCTTGTACATCTTGTAATGCTTGTGTTGAAGAATGTCCGGTTAATATCAGTCCACTTTCCATTATTATGGACATGAGACGTTATCTTGTAATGGAACAGAGTGCTGCTCCGACAGAATTGAACGCTATGATGACCAATATAGAAAATAACGGTGCTCCATGGCAATACAACCAGATGGATCGTTTAAATTGGAAAGACGAACAATAG
- a CDS encoding (Fe-S)-binding protein — protein MSANLVVPTMAEMMAQGKQPDVLFWVGCSGSFDDRAKKITKAFVKLLNQANVSFAVLGTEESCTGDPAKRAGNEFLFQMQAMTNIEVMNAYEIKKIVTACPHCFNTIKNEYPELGGKYEVVHHTEFLKSLLDEGRLTIEGGKFKGKRITFHDPCYLGRANNVYEAPRDLIQKLDAELVEMKRSKKNGLCCGAGGAQMFKEPEKGDKDINVERTEDALETQPDIIAAGCPFCNTMLTDGIKFKEKEGSIKVMDVAELIANAQDL, from the coding sequence ATGTCAGCAAATTTAGTAGTACCTACAATGGCCGAAATGATGGCACAGGGTAAACAACCGGATGTGTTATTTTGGGTTGGCTGTTCGGGTAGTTTTGATGATAGAGCAAAAAAAATCACGAAAGCATTTGTGAAACTCTTAAACCAGGCGAATGTGTCGTTTGCGGTTTTGGGGACCGAAGAAAGTTGTACAGGAGATCCTGCAAAACGCGCCGGAAACGAGTTTTTGTTTCAGATGCAGGCGATGACCAATATCGAGGTGATGAATGCTTACGAGATAAAAAAAATCGTTACGGCTTGTCCGCATTGCTTTAATACCATTAAAAATGAATACCCGGAATTGGGAGGGAAATATGAAGTGGTTCACCATACTGAGTTTTTAAAATCGTTATTAGACGAAGGTCGTCTGACGATTGAAGGCGGTAAGTTTAAAGGAAAAAGAATCACATTCCACGATCCTTGTTATTTGGGGCGTGCCAATAATGTTTATGAAGCGCCACGTGATTTAATTCAGAAATTGGATGCCGAATTGGTAGAAATGAAACGCTCGAAGAAAAACGGTTTATGTTGCGGGGCAGGAGGTGCTCAAATGTTCAAAGAGCCTGAAAAAGGGGATAAGGATATAAATGTAGAGCGTACAGAAGATGCATTGGAAACCCAACCAGATATTATTGCCGCAGGTTGTCCGTTCTGTAATACGATGTTAACCGACGGAATCAAGTTTAAAGAAAAAGAAGGCTCAATTAAAGTAATGGACGTTGCCGAATTAATTGCTAACGCTCAAGATTTGTAA
- a CDS encoding ABC transporter ATPase, with protein sequence MYVDFNTLPEESKIWIYQSNRKFSEEELAEIESSLKIFIEEWTAHGSGLHASFITKYGRFIVLAIDQSIQAATGCSIDASVSFIQSLEKKYDVDLLDKMNVTFKLGDHIAYKPLIDFKKMAKEKAVSENTIVFNNLVNTIGEWQDYWEVPAKESWHNRFF encoded by the coding sequence ATGTATGTAGATTTCAATACACTTCCCGAAGAATCAAAAATTTGGATTTATCAGTCGAACAGAAAATTTTCTGAAGAAGAATTGGCTGAAATAGAATCTTCCTTAAAAATTTTCATTGAAGAATGGACAGCTCACGGTTCCGGACTTCATGCTTCTTTCATAACGAAATACGGCCGTTTCATTGTCTTGGCTATTGATCAGTCAATTCAGGCGGCAACAGGATGCTCCATTGATGCTTCTGTCAGTTTTATTCAAAGTCTAGAAAAGAAATATGATGTCGATTTATTGGACAAAATGAATGTTACTTTCAAGTTAGGAGATCACATCGCTTACAAGCCGTTAATCGATTTCAAAAAAATGGCCAAGGAAAAGGCGGTTTCCGAAAACACCATCGTTTTCAATAATTTAGTGAACACCATCGGAGAATGGCAGGATTATTGGGAAGTTCCTGCGAAAGAAAGTTGGCACAACCGATTTTTTTAA
- a CDS encoding glycoside hydrolase family 3 N-terminal domain-containing protein, translating into MRYFLFIIVFISQFAFSQDEIYFNGHTLAKEKVWVDSIYNNLTFEEKVGQLFMVAAYSNKDGEHVKSIEKLIEDYKIGGLIFFQGGPIRQAKLTNKYQSKSKIPLFVGIDAEWGLSMRLDSTYRYPWNMTLGAVQDMKLIEKMGKQMAKQTKRLGLQFNFAPVLDINTNPSNPIIGNRSFGENKENVTNRALALMKGIQSEGVYATGKHFPGHGDTATDSHHTLPSVNFSRERLNEVEFYPYKKLFKEGLSSVMVAHLNVPSLESRDGYPTSISHNVVTDLLQKELGFNGLIFTDALNMKGASNFKQPGDIDLEAFLAGNDILLFAENVPVAVEKFCHAYYCDSLITDERLEQSVKKILKYKFRAGLGNYKPIDLNNLYEDLNAPEYEDLNYELYENAVTVLKKEENHFPIKKVENEKIAYVKLGDDKNQAFLNSLKTYAPVTEVYLDSIHLLLKELKGYSKVIVGFHKADGAWKKHSFETNELAILDSISRHNNVTLAVFAKPYTLLPIYYFGNIKNVVLAYQNNDIAQTVAGEIIFGAAEAKGKIPVSINDFFKVGDGLKTTKNSNILSFSTPQRVGMNPKILSKIDILAKKAIDGKMTPGMQILVARRGKVIYQKSFGYQDYTKNVKVTNQDVYDVASLTKILSTLPNLMQLYDRHKITMETKLGDMLPIFEKTDKKNIHLKELLAHQAGLQAWIPFYQSTLDSTKHPSKQYYRKTYSAEFPLQVSENLFLRRTYNDTIMKRIAESKLLPKKEYKYSDFTFIILKEYLEKTTHQSLDYLSQNNFYNSMGMSTMTYNPLRKMDISLIPPTEMDNYFRYTKVQGYVHDMAAAMQGGVAGHAGLFSNSMDVAKMMQMYLQRGRYGDKEYFSDKTFDVFNTCVYCSTGNRRGLGFDKPQLSGAGPTCGCTSMTSFGHTGFTGTIAWADPQEDLVYIFLSNRTFPSAAENKLSKGNIREDIQKVIYESILK; encoded by the coding sequence ATGAGATATTTCCTTTTTATAATAGTTTTTATAAGCCAGTTTGCCTTTTCCCAGGACGAAATTTATTTTAACGGACATACGTTGGCCAAGGAAAAAGTTTGGGTAGACAGCATCTACAATAATCTTACTTTTGAAGAAAAAGTAGGACAGCTTTTCATGGTCGCTGCTTACTCCAATAAAGACGGCGAGCATGTTAAGTCGATCGAAAAACTTATAGAAGATTATAAAATCGGAGGTCTTATTTTTTTTCAGGGCGGACCAATCCGTCAGGCAAAATTGACGAACAAATATCAGTCAAAATCCAAAATACCACTTTTTGTAGGTATTGATGCGGAATGGGGATTAAGCATGCGCTTGGATTCAACCTACCGTTATCCTTGGAATATGACTTTAGGTGCGGTTCAGGATATGAAACTCATTGAAAAAATGGGTAAGCAAATGGCCAAACAAACGAAACGACTTGGCCTTCAATTCAATTTTGCTCCGGTTTTGGATATCAATACCAATCCGAGCAATCCAATCATCGGGAATCGTTCTTTCGGAGAAAACAAAGAAAATGTTACCAATAGGGCATTGGCTTTGATGAAAGGGATTCAGAGTGAAGGTGTTTATGCAACTGGAAAACATTTTCCAGGACATGGAGATACTGCAACCGATTCGCATCACACGTTGCCTTCTGTTAATTTTTCTAGAGAACGCCTGAATGAGGTGGAATTTTATCCATACAAAAAGCTTTTTAAAGAAGGATTGTCGAGTGTAATGGTTGCTCACTTGAATGTACCAAGCCTAGAATCAAGAGATGGGTATCCAACTTCTATTTCCCATAATGTAGTTACTGATTTATTACAGAAGGAGTTGGGTTTTAACGGCTTGATCTTTACGGATGCCCTTAACATGAAAGGTGCAAGTAACTTCAAACAGCCGGGAGATATCGATCTTGAAGCTTTTTTAGCGGGAAATGATATTCTGCTTTTTGCTGAAAATGTTCCGGTTGCTGTGGAAAAATTTTGTCATGCATATTATTGCGATTCATTAATCACTGATGAGCGCTTGGAACAGTCGGTTAAAAAGATTTTGAAATATAAATTCAGAGCTGGATTAGGGAATTACAAGCCAATCGATTTAAATAATTTATATGAAGATTTGAATGCTCCTGAATACGAGGATTTGAATTATGAGCTTTATGAAAATGCCGTAACGGTTTTAAAAAAGGAAGAAAATCATTTTCCTATCAAAAAAGTTGAAAATGAAAAAATAGCTTATGTTAAGCTTGGGGATGACAAGAATCAGGCATTTTTGAATTCGTTAAAAACGTATGCGCCCGTTACCGAAGTCTATCTGGACAGTATTCATCTGCTTTTAAAGGAATTAAAGGGATATTCAAAAGTAATCGTTGGTTTCCATAAAGCTGACGGCGCCTGGAAAAAGCATAGTTTCGAGACTAATGAACTGGCTATCCTAGATTCCATATCAAGACATAATAATGTTACTTTAGCTGTTTTTGCTAAACCTTATACATTGCTGCCTATTTACTATTTCGGAAATATAAAAAACGTGGTTTTAGCGTATCAAAATAATGATATAGCTCAAACGGTTGCCGGAGAAATCATTTTTGGAGCTGCTGAAGCAAAAGGTAAAATCCCGGTTTCTATCAACGATTTCTTTAAGGTAGGTGATGGACTGAAGACAACTAAAAACAGTAATATACTGTCATTTTCCACTCCACAGCGTGTTGGGATGAATCCTAAAATACTTTCCAAAATTGATATTTTGGCTAAAAAAGCCATTGATGGAAAAATGACGCCTGGAATGCAAATTTTAGTGGCCAGAAGGGGAAAAGTGATATATCAGAAATCGTTCGGTTATCAGGATTATACAAAGAATGTCAAAGTAACGAATCAGGATGTTTATGATGTAGCATCATTAACAAAAATTCTTTCCACGTTACCAAATCTGATGCAGCTTTATGATAGGCATAAGATTACGATGGAAACGAAATTAGGCGATATGCTTCCGATATTCGAAAAAACAGATAAAAAAAATATTCATTTGAAGGAATTATTGGCACATCAGGCTGGGTTACAGGCCTGGATTCCTTTTTATCAGTCAACACTTGATAGTACAAAACATCCGTCTAAGCAATATTACAGAAAAACATATTCAGCCGAATTTCCATTGCAGGTTTCTGAAAATTTGTTTTTGAGAAGAACTTATAATGATACTATCATGAAACGTATCGCAGAAAGTAAATTATTGCCTAAAAAAGAATACAAATACAGCGATTTTACGTTTATCATCCTGAAGGAATATCTTGAAAAAACGACCCATCAGTCATTGGATTATTTAAGTCAGAATAATTTTTATAATTCTATGGGAATGAGTACGATGACCTATAATCCTCTAAGGAAGATGGATATAAGTTTGATTCCGCCGACAGAAATGGATAACTACTTCAGATACACAAAAGTGCAAGGTTATGTTCATGATATGGCAGCAGCTATGCAAGGAGGAGTGGCAGGGCACGCAGGGTTGTTCTCTAATTCAATGGATGTGGCTAAAATGATGCAAATGTATTTGCAAAGAGGACGTTATGGGGATAAGGAATATTTTTCGGATAAAACTTTTGACGTTTTCAATACCTGTGTTTATTGTAGCACCGGAAATCGTCGCGGACTTGGGTTTGATAAACCACAATTGAGCGGGGCAGGACCTACTTGCGGATGTACTTCTATGACAAGTTTTGGACATACCGGATTTACCGGGACAATTGCATGGGCGGATCCTCAAGAAGATTTAGTTTATATTTTCTTATCTAACAGAACATTTCCAAGTGCTGCCGAAAATAAATTGTCAAAAGGAAATATCAGGGAAGACATTCAGAAAGTTATTTATGAATCGATTTTGAAATAA
- a CDS encoding DUF1801 domain-containing protein: MQSTAKTPQEYIDLLSDDRKTAIEKLRSVILKNLPEGFQETISYGMIGYVVPHSIYPNGYHCDPKTPLPFLSVASQKNFIAVYHMGIYLDEKLLNWFTSEYPNHVKTRLDMGKSCIRFKKLDQIPYELLAELFKKVTVADWISQYESVLNGQSRQS, from the coding sequence ATGCAATCTACAGCAAAAACGCCTCAGGAATATATCGATTTGCTGTCGGACGACCGAAAAACGGCAATTGAAAAACTTCGCTCTGTAATTTTAAAAAATTTACCTGAAGGTTTTCAGGAAACGATTAGTTATGGTATGATCGGCTATGTTGTACCACATTCAATCTATCCAAACGGGTATCATTGTGATCCCAAAACACCACTTCCTTTTTTAAGTGTTGCTTCGCAAAAGAATTTTATTGCGGTTTACCATATGGGAATATATCTTGATGAGAAATTGTTAAATTGGTTTACTTCGGAATATCCAAATCACGTTAAAACAAGGTTGGATATGGGAAAATCATGTATCCGATTTAAAAAGTTAGATCAGATACCATATGAATTATTGGCCGAATTGTTCAAGAAAGTAACTGTTGCCGATTGGATTTCACAATATGAGTCTGTTTTAAACGGGCAATCAAGACAAAGTTAA